A window of the Branchiibius hedensis genome harbors these coding sequences:
- the pth gene encoding aminoacyl-tRNA hydrolase, translated as MSRVSPVSPWLIVGLGNPGSTYAGNRHNVGAMVIDELATRYDTTLRAHKARARAASIRLGRPGTSGPPAVIAIPTTYMNESGSPVKGLADFFKVPVEQIIVIHDELDIDAGTIRLKRGGGEGGHNGLRSISAALGTKDYLRVRVGIGRPPGRMDPAAFVLKDFNATERKELPFLLDDAADATELLIERGLTDAQNTVHAGGPTRS; from the coding sequence GTGTCGCGAGTTTCACCGGTGAGCCCCTGGTTGATCGTCGGGCTCGGTAATCCCGGATCGACGTACGCCGGCAACCGGCACAACGTCGGGGCCATGGTCATCGACGAACTCGCGACCCGATACGACACGACGCTGCGCGCCCACAAGGCGCGCGCTCGTGCCGCCAGCATCCGACTCGGGCGGCCCGGCACCTCCGGGCCGCCCGCAGTCATTGCCATCCCCACGACGTACATGAACGAATCCGGTTCTCCCGTCAAGGGATTGGCCGACTTCTTCAAGGTGCCGGTCGAGCAGATCATCGTGATCCACGACGAGTTGGACATCGATGCCGGCACGATCCGCCTCAAGCGCGGTGGGGGAGAGGGCGGTCACAACGGGCTGCGGTCCATCTCTGCCGCGCTCGGCACCAAGGACTACCTGCGGGTGCGCGTCGGCATCGGACGCCCACCCGGCCGGATGGACCCGGCCGCCTTCGTGCTCAAGGATTTCAACGCCACCGAGCGCAAGGAGCTGCCGTTCCTGCTGGATGACGCCGCCGATGCGACGGAACTACTGATCGAGCGCGGTCTGACCGACGCGCAGAACACCGTGCACGCTGGAGGACCTACCCGCTCGTGA
- a CDS encoding 50S ribosomal protein L25/general stress protein Ctc yields MATKSDNRLIAEKRTEFGKGAARRIRRDHKIPAVLYGHGTDPQHLTLPGHDTMLALKNPNAILTLVIDGDEQLALAKDVQRDAIKPVIDHVDLVIVKKGEKVTVDVAVHLEGEAGPETNVVLENNTLSIESDPMSIPESIVVSIEGLAAGSQILAKDVTLPAGSTLIADEDLLVVNVTAQVTAEELEAELESAEAEAGIEKDEPEAAEDGDAAESTEE; encoded by the coding sequence ATGGCCACCAAATCCGACAACCGTCTGATCGCCGAGAAGCGCACCGAATTCGGCAAGGGCGCCGCCCGCCGCATCCGCCGCGACCACAAGATCCCCGCCGTCCTCTACGGCCACGGCACCGACCCGCAGCACCTGACCCTGCCGGGCCACGACACGATGCTGGCGCTGAAGAACCCCAACGCCATCCTCACCCTGGTCATCGACGGTGACGAGCAGCTCGCGCTGGCCAAGGACGTGCAGCGCGACGCGATCAAGCCGGTCATCGACCACGTCGATCTGGTCATCGTCAAGAAGGGCGAGAAGGTCACCGTCGACGTCGCCGTGCACCTGGAGGGCGAGGCGGGCCCGGAGACCAACGTGGTCCTGGAGAACAACACCCTGTCCATCGAGAGCGACCCGATGTCGATCCCCGAGAGCATCGTGGTCTCCATCGAGGGCTTGGCGGCCGGCAGCCAGATCCTGGCCAAGGACGTCACCCTGCCCGCCGGTTCGACGCTGATCGCCGACGAGGACCTGCTGGTCGTCAACGTCACCGCCCAGGTCACCGCCGAGGAGCTCGAGGCCGAGCTGGAGAGCGCTGAGGCCGAGGCCGGCATCGAGAAGGACGAGCCGGAGGCCGCCGAGGACGGCGACGCCGCGGAGTCCACCGAGGAGTGA
- a CDS encoding phospholipase A2 — protein sequence MRKLLAIAAISTVSFAPMVSADAISKKDVAKQVTMERVYGPKYGQYYGKYGLNWGHNGCSIPSGAGIPSPQLQAALAAVKVWGGFFKKSCDRHDFGYRNHKVSGYSRSTVDSKLHANMVYQCKQKDWPGPDAVAEKPCLAAAQTIYRAVQIGGWTHW from the coding sequence ATGCGCAAGCTCCTGGCGATTGCCGCCATCTCGACCGTCAGCTTCGCCCCCATGGTCTCCGCGGACGCCATCTCCAAGAAGGACGTGGCCAAACAGGTCACCATGGAGCGGGTGTACGGCCCGAAGTACGGGCAGTATTACGGCAAGTACGGGCTCAACTGGGGCCACAACGGTTGCTCGATCCCGTCCGGCGCCGGGATCCCCTCCCCACAACTCCAGGCAGCGCTGGCGGCCGTCAAGGTGTGGGGCGGCTTCTTCAAGAAGTCCTGCGATCGCCACGATTTCGGCTACCGCAACCACAAGGTCAGCGGCTACAGCCGGTCCACGGTGGACAGCAAGCTGCACGCCAACATGGTGTACCAGTGCAAGCAGAAGGACTGGCCCGGCCCCGATGCCGTCGCCGAGAAGCCCTGCCTAGCTGCGGCTCAGACGATTTACCGCGCCGTCCAGATCGGCGGTTGGACCCACTGGTAA
- a CDS encoding ribose-phosphate diphosphokinase, with the protein MNIGIQRTTEKNLMVFSGRAHPDLAQHVAKELGTELVPTAAYDFANTELYVRFEESVRGCDAFVIQSHTAPINTWIMEHLIMVDALKRASAKRITVVTPFYGYARQDKKSRGREPISARLMADLFKTAGADRLIAVDLHTDQIQGFFDGPVDHLQALPILTDYVSDKYGDEDLVVVSPDAGRIKVAESWSRRLNNAPLAFIHKTRDVTRPNESVANRVIGQVEGRTCILVDDMIDSGGTICHAAEALMKDGAASVIIAATHAIFSGPAVQRLSDSVAREVIVTDTLPVGPDKQFEGLTVLPIAPLLAEAISQVFGDGSVTSMFADH; encoded by the coding sequence ATGAACATCGGCATTCAGCGCACCACCGAGAAGAACCTGATGGTCTTCAGCGGGCGGGCCCACCCGGACCTGGCGCAGCACGTGGCCAAGGAACTGGGCACCGAGTTGGTCCCGACCGCCGCCTACGACTTCGCGAATACCGAGTTGTACGTGCGCTTCGAGGAATCGGTGCGGGGTTGCGACGCGTTCGTCATCCAGAGCCACACCGCGCCCATCAACACCTGGATCATGGAGCACCTGATCATGGTGGATGCGCTCAAACGGGCCTCGGCCAAGCGGATCACCGTGGTCACCCCGTTCTACGGCTACGCCCGCCAGGACAAGAAGTCCCGCGGCCGCGAGCCGATCAGCGCCCGACTGATGGCCGACCTGTTCAAGACCGCCGGCGCCGACCGGTTGATCGCGGTCGACCTGCACACCGACCAGATCCAGGGCTTCTTCGACGGCCCGGTCGACCACCTGCAGGCGCTGCCGATCCTGACCGACTACGTCTCAGACAAGTACGGCGATGAGGACCTCGTCGTCGTCTCTCCCGACGCCGGCCGGATCAAGGTGGCGGAGTCGTGGTCGCGGCGGTTAAACAACGCCCCGCTGGCCTTCATCCACAAGACTCGCGACGTCACCCGGCCCAACGAGTCGGTCGCCAACCGCGTCATCGGTCAGGTCGAGGGGCGCACCTGCATCCTGGTCGACGACATGATCGACTCCGGTGGCACCATCTGCCACGCCGCGGAAGCCCTGATGAAGGACGGTGCGGCCAGCGTCATCATCGCTGCCACGCACGCGATCTTCTCCGGCCCCGCGGTCCAACGGTTGAGCGACTCGGTGGCCCGTGAGGTCATCGTCACCGACACCCTGCCCGTCGGCCCGGACAAGCAGTTCGAGGGACTGACGGTGCTGCCCATCGCGCCGCTGCTGGCCGAAGCGATCAGCCAGGTCTTCGGTGACGGTTCGGTGACCAGCATGTTCGCCGACCACTGA
- the glmU gene encoding bifunctional UDP-N-acetylglucosamine diphosphorylase/glucosamine-1-phosphate N-acetyltransferase GlmU, with amino-acid sequence MSATPAAVIVLAAGDGTRMRSQTSKMLHKIAGRTLVAHAVHAAVGTHAPYIAVTVRAHRDAVAAEVLATFPEAVIADQDDIPGTGRAAECGLAALPADLTGTVIVTYGDTPLLSAETLVSLTEQHEATANAITVLTTHLADPAGYGRILRDADGSVTGIIEDKDARAAQAAGGPLAHAVEITEINSGIYAFSVDILRELLPQVGTDNNQREKYLTDVLALARGNGGRVEALVIDDTPQILGVNDKSQLAQLGKELNERLVKKLMVEQGAIVIDPATTWVDAEVTVGADTVIHPGCQLLGATSIGVECTIGPDTTLKDTEVDDGASVVRTHAELAVIGPQATVGPFSYLRPGTTLGARGKIGGFVETKNAQIGDDAKVPHLTYCGDATIGEGANIGAGTIFANYDGVTKNHTNVGRYSFVGSNSVIVAPGSIADGTYVAAGSAVTAPVGPGELAVTRARQRNVEGWVARRRAGTATDAAAQAAVAQGLAAARQGLEESTPSASAATEENA; translated from the coding sequence GTGAGCGCCACCCCTGCCGCCGTGATTGTTCTCGCTGCCGGTGACGGCACGCGAATGCGTAGCCAGACCAGCAAGATGTTGCACAAAATCGCGGGCCGGACTCTGGTCGCCCACGCCGTGCACGCTGCGGTCGGCACCCACGCGCCGTACATCGCGGTCACGGTCCGTGCCCACCGCGACGCGGTCGCCGCCGAGGTCCTGGCGACCTTCCCCGAGGCGGTCATCGCCGACCAGGACGACATTCCCGGTACCGGACGGGCCGCTGAGTGCGGGTTGGCCGCCCTGCCCGCCGACCTGACCGGCACCGTCATCGTGACGTACGGCGACACCCCCTTGCTCTCGGCCGAAACCCTCGTCTCGCTCACTGAGCAACACGAAGCGACGGCCAACGCCATCACGGTTCTCACCACGCACCTGGCCGACCCCGCCGGCTACGGCCGGATCCTGCGCGATGCCGACGGCAGCGTCACCGGCATCATCGAGGACAAGGACGCCCGGGCCGCGCAGGCCGCAGGTGGCCCCCTCGCGCACGCGGTCGAGATCACCGAAATCAACTCGGGCATCTACGCATTCAGCGTCGACATCTTGCGCGAACTACTGCCGCAGGTCGGCACCGATAACAACCAGCGCGAGAAATACCTCACCGACGTGCTCGCGCTGGCCCGGGGCAACGGCGGCCGGGTCGAAGCACTGGTCATCGACGACACCCCGCAGATCCTGGGCGTCAACGACAAGTCGCAACTGGCGCAACTGGGCAAGGAACTCAACGAGCGCCTGGTCAAGAAGCTGATGGTCGAGCAGGGTGCGATCGTGATCGACCCGGCCACCACCTGGGTCGACGCCGAGGTCACCGTGGGCGCGGACACCGTGATCCACCCCGGCTGCCAGCTGCTGGGGGCCACCAGCATCGGCGTCGAATGCACGATCGGACCCGACACGACGCTGAAGGACACGGAGGTCGATGACGGGGCGAGCGTCGTACGCACGCATGCCGAACTCGCGGTCATCGGCCCGCAGGCCACCGTCGGCCCCTTCTCCTACCTGCGGCCCGGCACCACGCTGGGCGCGCGCGGCAAGATCGGCGGGTTCGTCGAGACCAAGAACGCGCAGATCGGTGACGACGCCAAGGTGCCGCACCTGACCTACTGCGGCGACGCCACGATCGGGGAGGGCGCCAACATCGGCGCCGGCACGATCTTCGCCAACTACGACGGGGTCACCAAGAACCACACCAACGTCGGCCGGTACAGCTTCGTGGGATCCAACAGTGTGATCGTGGCGCCTGGTTCGATCGCTGATGGCACGTACGTCGCGGCGGGCTCCGCGGTCACCGCACCGGTCGGGCCGGGCGAGTTGGCCGTGACCCGCGCCCGGCAGCGCAACGTCGAGGGGTGGGTGGCCCGGCGTCGTGCGGGGACCGCCACCGACGCCGCCGCGCAGGCCGCCGTCGCGCAAGGACTCGCCGCGGCGCGTCAAGGACTGGAAGAATCAACACCATCGGCGTCGGCAGCCACGGAAGAGAACGCATGA
- a CDS encoding P1 family peptidase has protein sequence MAALSNAIGIPGVRVGHWTDEVARTGCTLVDLPPGTVASAEVRGGAPASRELDALAPDKTVQTFDGVLLAGGSAFGLAAADGVMRFYAEQGRGVPTPAGNVPVVPTLALFDRVVGSPDAYPDAAAGYAAAQDTAYVLNGSIGAGTGASVSNWRGQDRRPGGLRYAEARVGELVVGALCAVNAFGDIDPGTGPVDLSIVDALLAAAPDFRSNTTIGVVVTNAALSKADCFLVAQGAHDGLARAVTPPHTRFDGDAFVAAATGAVPAHVDVVRLLAMDAVCTAIRAVG, from the coding sequence GTGGCCGCACTGAGCAACGCGATCGGCATCCCGGGCGTCCGGGTCGGGCATTGGACCGACGAGGTGGCCCGCACCGGGTGCACCCTGGTCGACCTGCCGCCGGGGACCGTCGCCTCGGCGGAGGTGCGTGGCGGTGCGCCGGCGTCACGGGAACTCGACGCGTTGGCACCGGACAAAACGGTGCAGACCTTCGACGGGGTGCTGTTGGCGGGCGGATCCGCGTTCGGCTTGGCCGCCGCGGACGGAGTGATGCGCTTCTACGCCGAACAGGGCCGGGGCGTGCCGACCCCGGCCGGCAACGTGCCCGTGGTGCCCACCCTTGCGCTCTTCGACCGCGTCGTGGGCTCCCCCGACGCCTACCCCGACGCGGCGGCGGGTTACGCGGCGGCCCAGGACACGGCGTACGTGCTGAACGGATCGATCGGCGCGGGCACGGGTGCATCGGTGTCGAACTGGCGCGGGCAGGACCGGCGCCCGGGCGGATTGCGGTACGCCGAGGCCCGGGTCGGTGAGTTGGTGGTCGGTGCGCTGTGCGCGGTGAACGCCTTCGGTGACATCGACCCCGGCACGGGCCCGGTGGATCTGTCGATCGTTGACGCACTCCTGGCCGCGGCGCCGGACTTTCGCAGCAACACCACGATCGGGGTGGTGGTGACCAATGCCGCGCTGAGCAAGGCGGACTGCTTCCTGGTGGCCCAGGGTGCGCACGACGGGTTGGCCCGGGCGGTCACGCCGCCGCATACCCGGTTCGACGGGGACGCGTTCGTGGCGGCCGCGACCGGCGCGGTTCCGGCGCACGTGGACGTGGTGCGGCTGCTGGCAATGGACGCGGTCTGCACCGCGATCCGGGCGGTGGGCTGA
- a CDS encoding TetR/AcrR family transcriptional regulator gives MTAAERREQLITVAREVFAEEGVQGVSVEQLASRASVTKPVIYEHFGGKEGLYAVVIDRSMRELADAVTEFLGDCDGERELLEQAVWGLLTFVEEKPAAFRVLSRDAPSWHTTGSLASLMSEVARAVESALVPMFNRHEIDPTPLPIYTQMLVGQIALCGDWWLERGSEFSKEQVAQQIVNLSWNGLRGLQQDPTLKYSGHLHARDESRETVAAAAD, from the coding sequence ATGACCGCAGCCGAGCGCCGCGAGCAGCTGATCACCGTCGCCCGGGAGGTGTTCGCCGAGGAGGGCGTTCAGGGTGTCTCCGTCGAGCAACTGGCCTCGCGTGCTTCCGTCACGAAGCCGGTGATTTACGAGCATTTCGGGGGAAAAGAGGGGCTGTACGCCGTCGTCATCGACCGCTCGATGCGGGAGCTGGCGGATGCGGTGACGGAGTTCCTCGGTGACTGCGATGGGGAGCGCGAACTGCTGGAGCAGGCAGTCTGGGGGCTGCTGACCTTCGTCGAGGAGAAGCCGGCTGCCTTCCGGGTGCTGTCCCGCGACGCGCCGAGTTGGCACACGACCGGCTCGCTGGCGAGTCTGATGTCCGAGGTGGCCCGGGCGGTCGAGAGCGCGTTGGTCCCGATGTTCAACCGCCACGAGATCGATCCCACGCCGCTGCCCATCTACACCCAGATGCTTGTCGGGCAGATCGCACTGTGCGGCGACTGGTGGTTGGAGCGCGGGTCGGAGTTCTCCAAGGAGCAGGTCGCCCAGCAGATCGTGAACCTCAGCTGGAACGGTCTGCGCGGACTTCAGCAGGACCCGACGCTGAAGTACAGCGGCCACCTGCACGCCCGGGACGAGTCCCGGGAGACTGTCGCGGCGGCCGCGGACTAA
- a CDS encoding glyoxalase → MILGLHHVQIACPAGSEDDLRAFYSGVLGLPEIPKPPILAARGGCWFQIGPQELHCGVEPGFQPARKAHPCLLVDDLDTVASAVRATRHEVTHDESIPGVRRFHTTDPVGNRLEIQQA, encoded by the coding sequence ATGATCCTGGGGTTGCACCACGTGCAGATCGCCTGCCCCGCTGGCAGCGAGGACGACCTGCGCGCGTTCTACAGCGGTGTCCTCGGGCTGCCGGAGATCCCGAAGCCACCGATTCTGGCGGCGCGGGGCGGCTGCTGGTTCCAGATCGGCCCACAGGAGCTGCACTGCGGCGTCGAACCGGGCTTCCAACCGGCGCGCAAGGCGCACCCCTGCCTCCTGGTCGATGACCTGGACACGGTCGCGAGCGCCGTACGGGCAACTCGGCACGAGGTGACCCACGACGAGTCGATCCCCGGCGTGCGGCGGTTCCACACCACCGACCCGGTCGGCAACCGCCTGGAGATCCAGCAGGCTTAG
- a CDS encoding methyltransferase domain-containing protein codes for MPTWDPTQYEKFATLRDRPFLDLLSRVGAQDPQLVVDLGCGDGPLTLLMAQRWPGARIIGVDSSPQMIERAREVDTEGRVEWQVGSVEDWDPAQAPDVLITNATLQWVPTHRDLIPGWLQALPEGGWFAMQVPGNFDAPSHRLIRETVAGHPRAQELAGALRSDAVEDPSGYADLLATRCSHLDVWETTYLQMLDPAAAQRSPVLEWVRGTGLRPVLDRLRPEELEPFEAALTAHYDRAYPRKPYGVPFEFRRVFAVGSI; via the coding sequence ATGCCGACCTGGGATCCGACGCAGTACGAGAAGTTCGCCACGTTGCGCGACCGGCCGTTCTTGGACCTGCTCTCCCGGGTGGGTGCGCAGGATCCGCAGCTCGTGGTCGACCTCGGCTGCGGCGACGGACCGCTGACCCTGCTCATGGCCCAGCGCTGGCCGGGCGCTCGGATCATCGGGGTCGATTCGTCGCCGCAGATGATCGAGCGGGCTCGCGAGGTCGACACCGAGGGTCGCGTCGAATGGCAGGTGGGCAGCGTCGAGGACTGGGATCCCGCCCAGGCGCCCGACGTGCTGATCACCAACGCCACCTTGCAGTGGGTTCCGACCCACCGCGACCTCATCCCGGGCTGGCTCCAGGCGCTGCCGGAGGGCGGCTGGTTCGCGATGCAGGTACCCGGCAACTTCGATGCCCCGTCGCACCGGCTGATCCGTGAGACCGTCGCCGGACACCCACGCGCGCAGGAGTTGGCCGGAGCCCTGCGCTCCGATGCCGTCGAGGACCCCAGCGGGTACGCCGATCTGCTGGCTACCCGGTGCTCTCACCTTGACGTGTGGGAGACGACGTACCTGCAGATGCTGGATCCTGCTGCGGCGCAACGCAGTCCGGTGCTGGAATGGGTACGCGGTACGGGCCTGCGTCCGGTGCTGGACCGGCTGCGGCCCGAGGAGCTCGAGCCGTTCGAGGCGGCGCTCACCGCACACTACGACCGGGCGTACCCGCGCAAGCCCTACGGCGTGCCGTTCGAGTTCCGCCGCGTCTTCGCCGTGGGGAGCATCTGA
- a CDS encoding MarR family winged helix-turn-helix transcriptional regulator encodes MGAPLADEVDAIVAAWHRERADLDVEPLQVFSRISRLDTLLEQARGAAFDEHDLETWEFDVLSALRRVGAPYQLSPGVLVQQTLVTSGTMTNRVDRLERRGLVRRLPDPRDRRGVLVQLTPSGRALVDAAMADLLEHERELLARMPARDRERLAGALRALLSAVESG; translated from the coding sequence ATGGGTGCACCGCTCGCCGACGAGGTCGACGCGATCGTCGCCGCGTGGCATCGCGAGCGCGCAGATCTTGATGTCGAACCGCTGCAAGTGTTTTCGCGGATCTCGCGGCTGGACACACTGCTGGAACAGGCCCGCGGAGCCGCCTTCGACGAGCACGATCTGGAGACCTGGGAGTTCGACGTGCTGTCGGCGCTGCGGCGGGTGGGCGCGCCGTACCAACTCTCCCCCGGCGTCCTGGTCCAGCAGACGCTGGTCACCAGCGGGACGATGACCAACCGGGTGGACCGGCTCGAGCGACGAGGTCTGGTACGCCGACTGCCTGATCCGCGCGACCGTCGCGGTGTCCTGGTGCAGCTGACGCCCTCCGGTCGCGCACTGGTGGATGCGGCCATGGCCGACCTGCTGGAGCATGAACGGGAGTTGCTGGCCCGGATGCCAGCCCGGGATCGCGAGCGATTGGCGGGGGCGCTGCGGGCGCTGCTGTCGGCGGTGGAATCAGGCTGA
- a CDS encoding ricin-type beta-trefoil lectin domain protein: protein MAKRTLAAVAAAIVTLVSGATTTATASPTSAQSPTAVDAWGQPSADAGGSNFNPGETQLTASNVPRLRPAWSADAFTIAGSAIVNRVAYYTTGPGNTADHASLVAKNVATGATLWSMQLPLGTFNQPSVAGNRLLLSYYWAPRPTGNDLYGGLLAVDLTNHSIAWRAETGTSDTPHDVVSQNGLAFFGDNTHLRGYRVSDGKLLWSQPATSQFGPTLAMGSSVFANVDDHLKAFDQKTGRVLWSAPLAYSDLAAGPVAADGHVYIESYPYIEAFNATGCGAATCAPIWRMRPPGDIGFNMLLGGAGAGRLTVSWRDETVGHFHSLLSSLSAATGKPFWTRTVNTAGEPPMRSGNLIWLQTRDDWLESFSVATGAHLGTTVIPNANGYEQRAAVSDGTVLVDTMGTMEALRIASPTQHEPITGPGGKCVDVRSAGQADGTPVQLYTCNGTASQDWTNVRSRASIMAYGKCLDSRSGGTANGTKVQLWTCNSTNAQAWVPQLDGSLLNPASGKCLDDPRGSLTNGTQLQLYTCNKTASQRWKIANSIL from the coding sequence ATGGCCAAGAGAACACTTGCGGCCGTCGCCGCCGCGATCGTCACGCTGGTCAGCGGAGCGACCACGACAGCGACGGCGTCGCCGACGTCCGCGCAGAGTCCTACGGCTGTCGACGCGTGGGGGCAACCGTCGGCGGATGCCGGGGGCAGCAACTTCAATCCGGGCGAAACCCAGCTCACCGCGAGCAACGTGCCTCGGCTGCGCCCGGCGTGGTCCGCCGACGCGTTCACCATCGCCGGCTCGGCCATCGTGAACCGGGTCGCCTACTACACGACGGGGCCCGGGAACACGGCTGACCACGCCTCACTCGTGGCCAAGAACGTGGCGACGGGTGCGACGCTGTGGTCGATGCAACTGCCGTTGGGCACGTTCAACCAGCCCAGTGTCGCGGGCAACCGACTACTCCTGTCGTACTACTGGGCACCCCGACCGACGGGCAACGATTTGTACGGCGGGCTACTGGCTGTCGACCTGACCAACCACAGCATCGCGTGGCGCGCCGAAACCGGCACGAGCGACACTCCCCACGATGTGGTCAGTCAGAACGGCCTGGCGTTCTTCGGCGACAACACCCACCTACGCGGCTATCGCGTCTCGGACGGAAAACTGCTGTGGTCCCAGCCGGCGACGTCGCAATTCGGCCCGACCCTGGCGATGGGAAGCAGCGTCTTCGCCAACGTCGACGATCATCTGAAGGCGTTTGACCAGAAGACCGGCCGCGTGCTCTGGTCAGCTCCCCTGGCGTATAGCGACCTCGCGGCAGGTCCCGTGGCAGCGGACGGACACGTCTACATCGAGAGCTACCCGTACATCGAAGCGTTCAACGCAACTGGCTGCGGAGCCGCCACGTGCGCACCGATCTGGCGAATGCGGCCCCCGGGCGACATCGGCTTCAACATGCTGCTCGGCGGCGCTGGAGCCGGCCGACTCACCGTCAGTTGGAGGGACGAAACCGTCGGTCACTTCCACTCGCTGCTCAGTAGCTTGTCTGCTGCGACGGGTAAGCCGTTCTGGACCCGCACCGTCAACACTGCGGGCGAGCCGCCGATGCGCAGCGGCAATCTCATCTGGCTGCAAACCCGGGACGACTGGTTGGAGTCGTTCAGCGTGGCAACCGGGGCGCACCTTGGGACCACCGTCATTCCTAACGCGAACGGCTACGAGCAACGTGCTGCAGTCTCTGATGGGACAGTGTTGGTGGACACCATGGGCACCATGGAGGCTCTGCGGATCGCCAGCCCCACCCAACACGAGCCCATCACGGGCCCCGGCGGCAAGTGCGTCGATGTCCGCAGTGCCGGGCAAGCGGACGGGACCCCGGTCCAGTTGTACACGTGCAATGGGACTGCGTCCCAGGACTGGACCAACGTCCGATCCCGGGCGTCGATCATGGCCTACGGAAAGTGTCTGGACTCGCGCTCAGGCGGCACAGCCAACGGCACGAAGGTTCAACTCTGGACCTGCAACAGCACCAACGCCCAGGCCTGGGTGCCGCAACTCGACGGCTCGCTACTCAATCCAGCCTCGGGTAAGTGCCTCGACGACCCCCGCGGCTCCCTCACCAACGGAACCCAGTTGCAGCTGTACACCTGCAACAAGACCGCCAGTCAACGGTGGAAGATCGCCAACTCCATTCTGTAG